The nucleotide sequence aatgaataaattctAGCTTCATCATTCTTATCAAAATAGGCAGTCTTAAGAGTATCCCAGATTTCTTTAGAAGTCAACAATCGAATATAACGTTTCATGATTTCGGCTTCATTGCCAACAAGAGCCAACTCTTAATTCTTTGATCTTCAGAGAACCAATCATCATATTTGGGATCATCCTCTGCAGGAGCCTTAATGGACCCACGAAGATaactcatcttcttcattttagCAATATGGATTTGAATAAGAGGTCATCCAAAAACATACCAATATTGAAACTCGAGTTGTTTGACTGCACCATAATTGCAGTAGCAACCTTCACATCTTGATCAGCCATGGGTCCTATTGTTGTCGGCAAAAACTAAGCAGCAAAAAAACAAAGGGGATGAATAATTAGCAACCACTGACACGGGCAGTAATGAAGCTACTGTTGATGGATGAAATTTGAGGCAGCAATGACCTTTGGAGTCACTTGCTGCAGCCGTGTGTAGAGCATAATAAGACCAACCCAGATAGGGTTCGATTTCTGGTTTTCGACAAGGCTCTGGTGCCAAGAAGAAATAATGCTTTTCAATGTGTTCAATGTATTCTTCTCATTCAGAGGTATATATAATCATATACAATCCTACTACAATAAGGAAAGAATAATTACAATCACTCTACAAACTAAACTAGGAAACCCAAGATAATAGGAATCCCAGGATTAAAAGTAAATATTATAGGGAAATATTTTACAAGTCAATAGTTTGAAATGCTATCATGGATATATCTGCACATTGTCTTgcgtttttttcttcatattttcaaATTCGAGTAATTGACAAAGAATTATAGTTTGAAAGTTTCCACTGATGCAAACAACATTAAAGATGCATAGCATATTGTGTTCTTAAGATTTCCGCATGTAGTATATCTCGGTGTATGCGTAATATGGACAGCCAAAAGAGCAACATAAAAGGATTCAATATTAAAACagcttttttgttttcataCATTCATTTTTCGttcttttcttttacaaattaaatgtaTAGTGATCATATGTATATTATTTAGCATGTATGTAATACATTGTTTACGTATCTTTTCTAGATATTTCATAACTGAGAAGTAATAACGAATGCGACATCCCTACATAACGTGGTCAAAAAGTTTGTCGAAGAAACTGAATCAGGTAGTTCAATTTCGGAAGAGCCCAATGCTTTTTCGCAACGAAAAATTTCATCTTGCACTTGTGTAAGTATTTGGGAGACCGATTTGTCATTATCTTTTATTCCTCGCACTGAGAAAGCGAAACCATCTACCGCAAAATCATATGAATCTACACATTGTTTGACTCCTTCGAAGCCCTTAACAATACCTTTTCCGGTGGTGTTGAGCGCATTGACAAAGAAAGCTTTGCTTTGTTGTGCATTTGTTAGTGCTAATTTAACAATGGCTATATCAAGATCTTTGAGCTTAGATGCTGATCGAGTTGGAATATCTTTCCAAAGAGATTTTATGCACTGATTGTAGTTGTAGCCGAATCGGTCTTGGGTGCAAACATTGCTAATTAATGAAGACGATGTTGCATTTGCAAATGGTGTTGGAGACGATGAGAGACATAAGAGCATGGATACAATGAAACATATCGGATTGAGGAGTCCATCGCTCAAGGTGTATGTTTCTTAAATTGATGCTAAAGTGATTTTGGTAAAGCAATGGATGAATGGAGatcttatatataattaaacagCTCAAGGAGGGGGTATGGGTCTAAATTTACAAGTGCAGATGGTAAAGAAACCCATTTCTTTTGACGTGTTTAGTTTTCTGTTCCCTtacctttttgttttttctgttATGTGCTAACTAATAACATATTGGATGCTAACCACCTAACCTATTCCTTTCTAGAAACTCCAACATAACCAAAAGTGATGCATGCTTATCAAAAGGATTTCTTTCATTACATTGCAAGGATTAATTTAAgccattttgtttgtttgtttttttttttttttttttttacaaattcatCAACATTCGTATTTATTTATCAATATATATGATGttagaagaaataaaaaattctcaCTGATAGTGTTAGAGGAGTCCCTTTTAGCCTATTTCGTCTTGTTCGGTTAGCAGCTTAGGAGGGTCGTGCCCTATTAAGCGCGGTTATGATAAGCGGCCTATGGGCATGGGGACATGGATCCCTGACTCGGAAGTCAAACGCACCATCCGACCTCCGAAAAATTTATGAACCTAAGAGTGTGGGTTCCAACATTCAAACCCGAACTTTACGCCATTCGAAGGAAGAATCGAAAGGGCAATGCGGAAATCAGCCAATGGAGCATAATCAAGTCATTTTGTATTTGATTTCTAGACATATTCCTCTCACGCCTATGATTTAAACATCGCTAGGTCGTTATCAAGCGTCGGGTAGGGTCCTAATTGGTGGCCTTGggtctttttttaattttttttaaattttcttttgttaattatTGAATTTATTGTATGACATATAAATGAATGTATATTTattcttaaaacaaataaataaataaaaactatacTTATAATGGGGaaacataaaatgcaaaattaaatataaataaattataaagtactaCAATTTGTTGACAACATTAAAGAACTATGGCAAAGAGAGACGAACACATTGCAATCttcgttttcattttttgtctAAGAGAGAGTGAGTCAAGACTCAaagtcaataaaaaataaaataaaataaaaagacaatCACCTATTTTGCCTAGGCCCACATAGCGCCATACCTGATTTTCTAACCAGCTAGTATTTAATCGTGGTGCTAGCCAGCTGTATAGACGGTTTTTAGAACATTGATTCACCCTACTTTCAAAATATATCCTTCGCCTTTCTTCATTGTTCATCAAACCACATCTTTTTAATCAATCTAtataattacaaataaaattaaaaacttaaaacaaattgGTTAACAAACTCGCTCTTATGGCAAAGAGAGACAAATAGATCGCATTAttggttttctttttttgtctggGAGAGCGAGTCAAGACTCAaagtcaattaaaaaaaaagtcaatcACCTATTCCAACTAGGTCCACATAGGCGCCTTACCTGATTTTCTAACCGACTAGTATTTAATTGTGGTGCTAGCCAGCTGTATAGACCTTTTTTAGAACATCGATTCACACTACTTTCACGATCTATCCTTCACCTTTCTTCATTGGTCATCAGACAACATATTTTTCATCAATTTatagaattaaaattaaaattttaaattttaaacaaaCTGGTTAACAAACTCGCTcttaagttttaattttgtaccaaaatgtagTGAGGCTTTATAGAAACCTAAAGTATTCCACTGTCGAAGTCGAAGTCCATATTGAAAGTTACCAATTTGTTTGTGCCACGACGGATGTGATCGGTATTAAGGTTTTACTAGTATCTAAGAGTGGAATACGACTTGCTGGAATGCACCCACCAGTTTGCTAATGGTTAAAAGTATTGCCCTTTGCTTCTAGGAGAGTCAGGATATTGGCGCCGGACCTTGAGTTCGAAGTGGTACGGTGGAGCGCAGTCCTTTTCTTTGAGTTGTTGAAATTCCCACATGCCTCAACAGATTTGTTTCTTTCTTGCACGGATATTGAAGGAGGTCAAAATACCCAAATCACCACAATAATTCGATGAGCGAGCCAACTTTATCCTTGAAGTCAAGTCTTCCCCTTGACCTATGTATCATTTCAAGGAAAGGGTGATCGACGAAACCAGAATTTACATCTCATGTAGGTTGATTGACGAGACCAAACTTTACATCTCTTTCTTGCCGATTGACTTTATCCTTATATGATTGTGTACCCAAACTCATTGAGAAATGAAACCAGTcgaaaaatggagaaaaagaaaatcaaaacctcaaaactcaaaagtgTAATTGTATCAGTATCAATGTGACTCCTTGTTGTCCTTAACGTGTTGCGGTCGTTTGAAATGCTATTATGGTTATATATGCACATTGTCTTGCgttttttttattcatattttcaaattCGAATAATCAACAAAGAATTATAGTTTGAAATTTCCACTGATGATGTCAACATTAAAGATGCATAGCATATTGTGTTCTTAAGATTTCCATGTGTAGTATATCTGGGTGTATGCATAATATGGACAGCCAAAACAGCAACACAGAAATATTAAAACAGCGTTTTGTTTTCATACATTTATTTttcgttcttttcttttcttttacaaattaaatatatagtaaTCATATGTATATTATTTAGCATGTAAGTAATACATATTCATTTTAATACATTGTTTACGTATCTTTTCTAGATATTTCATAACTGAGAAGTAATAACAAATGCGACGTCTCTACATAACGTGGTCAAAAAGTTTGTCGAAGATATTGAATCAGGAAGTTCAATTTCGGCAGAGCCCAATGCTTTTTCACAACGAAaaatttcatcttgtacttgtGTGAGTATTTGGGAGACCGATTTGTCATTATCTTTGATCCCTCGCACTGAGAAAGCGAAACCGTCTACCGCAAAATCATATGAATCTACACATTGTTTGACTCCTTCGAACCCCTTAACAATACCTTTGCCGGTGCTGTTGAGCGCATTGACAAAGAAAGCTTTGCTTTGTTGTGCATTTGTTAGTGCTAATTTAACAATAGCTGTGTCAAGATCTTTGAGATTAGATGCTGATCGAGTTGGAATATCTTTCAAAAGAGATTTTACGCATTGATTGTAGTTGTAGCCGAATCGGTCTTGGGTTTGCTTGCAAACACTACTAATTAATGAAGACGCTGTTTCATTTGCAAATGGCATGGGAGACGATGAGAGACATAAGAGTAAGGATGCAATGAAAGTTGCATATCCGATTGAGGAGTCCATTGCTCAAGGTGTGTGTTTCTTAAATTGATGCTAAAGTGATTACAaactgtttttttatttatttaagtaATGGATGAATGGAGATCATATTTATAATTAAACAACTCAACGAGGAGGTAGGGGTCTAAATATAGGGGTGCAAAAGGTAATGAAACCCATTTCCTTTGACGTGTTTAGTTTTCTGTTgcctttgtttttggttttttctgtTACGTGCTAACTAATAACGAATTGGATGCAAACCCTAACCTATTCCTTTCTAGAAACACCAACGAAACCCAAAGTGATGCATGCTTATCAAAAGGATTTCTTTCATTACATCGCAAGGATTAATTTAAGCCATTtcgattggtttttttttttttttttactttttacaaatTCATCTACATCAATATTTACTTATAAAAGTATATCATGTTAGAAGAATATAAAAAATTCACACTAATAGTGTTAGAGGAGTCTCTTTTAGCCGATTTTGTCTTGTTCAATTAGAAGCTTGGGAGGCTCGAGCCCTATTAAGCGCAGTTAGGATAGGCGGCCTACGGGCATAGGGACATGGATCCTTGACCCGGAAGTCAAAAGGACCATTTGGCATCCAAAAAATGTATACATCGTATTAGATGTGgtttctaaccttcaaacctaGGAATAATCGAAAGGGCGATGCGGAAATCAACCAAGGGAGCACAATTAAgatattttgtgtttgattttcaTACATATTCTGCTCACACATACGTTTCAAACATTGCTAGGCCGTTATCGGGCATTGAGTAGGGTCCTAACTTGTGGCTtgggatttttttattttttattttcttatgttaATTATTAAGTTTATTGTACCACTTATAAATAAATGCATATTTATGCttacaacaaataaataaataaatactatACTCGTAATAGGGatacataaaatgcaaaatacaaatataaataaattataaattaatacAAATTTTTTACAGCATTAAAGATTTATGGCAAAAAGAGACAAACACATCacattcttgtttttttttttttttttttttggtccggGAGAGAGTTAGTCAAGACTAAAAGTcagttaaaaaaacaaaagacaatcaTATATTCCTCCGAGGCCTACATAGCCTCCATACCTGATTTTCTAACCAACCGGTATTTAATCATGGTGCTGGCCAGCTGTGCAGACTGTTTTTTAGAACATCCATTCACACTGTTTTCACCATGTATTcttcccctttcctcattagtcATCAGACCACATATTTTTCATCAATCTAtagaattataaataaaaatttaaaatttaaaacaaattgGTTAACAAACTAGCTCTTAAGTTTTAATTTTGCACCAAATTGTAGTTAGGCCTTATAGAAACCTAAAGTATTCCACTGTCGAAATCGAAGTCCATATTGAAAGTTACCGATTTATTTGTGCTACAACGGATGTGATCGGTATTAAGGTTTTACTAGTATCTAAGAGAGGAATACGACTTGCTAGAATGCACCCACCAGTTTACTAATGGTGGAAAGTATTGCCCCTTGCTTCAAGGAGAGTCAGCATATTGGCGCCGGACCTTGAGTTGGAAGTGGCGCGGTGGAACGCGGCCCTTTTCTTTGAGTTGTTGAAATTCCCACCTGCCTCAACTTACTCTGTTTCTTTCTTGCACGGCTAGAGATGGAGGTCGAGATACCCACATC is from Malus sylvestris chromosome 5, drMalSylv7.2, whole genome shotgun sequence and encodes:
- the LOC126621950 gene encoding uncharacterized protein LOC126621950; the protein is MDSSIGYATFIASLLLCLSSSPMPFANETASSLISSVCKQTQDRFGYNYNQCVKSLLKDIPTRSASNLKDLDTAIVKLALTNAQQSKAFFVNALNSTGKGIVKGFEGVKQCVDSYDFAVDGFAFSVRGIKDNDKSVSQILTQVQDEIFRCEKALGSAEIELPDSISSTNFLTTLCRDVAFVITSQL